The following nucleotide sequence is from Desulfovermiculus halophilus DSM 18834.
AGCCGGAGCTGGTCAACCAGGACCCCTACGGTCAGGGATGGCTGCTGGAAGTGACTCCCAGTGATCCCAGCGAGTTGGACTCGCTCATGGACAAGAACGGGTATTTTGAAATGCTCAAAGGAGATGCATGATGCGTTACCTGCCCCACACCGACAGCGAAGTGCAGGACATGCTCTCGGCGGTCGGTGCAGGCAGTCTCGAGGATCTCTTTTCCCCGATCAGCAAGGACTGCCGGCGCACATCCGCCTTGAACCTGCCCGATCCCATGACCGAGTGGGAGCTGGACAGCCATATGCAGGCCCTGGCCGAAAACATGGGGCCCAGCCAGAAGGCTCTGTCTTTTCTGGGGGCCGGAAGCTACGACCACCATATCCCGGCCAGCCTGAAGCACCTGGTCTCCCGCTCCGAGTTCTATACCGCGTACACTCCCTACCAGCCGGAGGTCAGTCAAGGCACGCTGCAGGCCATATTCGAGTACCAGACCCTGGCCAGCCGCCTCCTGGGCCTGGAAGTCTCCAACGCCTCCATGTATGACGGGGCCTCTGCCCTGGCCGAGGCCCTGCTCATGAGCCTGCGCATTGCCAAGAAGAAATCCGCCGTGGCCCTGTCCACAGCCATCCATCCCCATTACCGGCAGGTGGTCAGGACCTACCTTCAGCCCATGGGCTTCGAGATTGTGGAGATTCCCTGGGGCCCGGACGGGCGCACCGATCTGTCCGGCCTGGATCGAGAAGACCTGGCCGCGGTGGCTGTCCAGTCCCCCAACATCTTCGGCTGCGTTGAAGATCTGGCCGGCGCCTCTCAAAAAGTTCACGATTTGCAGGCCCTGTTCATCACCGCCTTTACCGAGCCCCTGGCCTACGGCCTTCTCCCCTCGCCCGGGAGTCAGGGCGCGGACATCGCCTGCGGAGAAGGGCAGAGCCTGGGAATCGCTCAATCCTTCGGCGGTCCGGGGCTGGGCATGTTCTGCACCTTGAAGAAGTACATGCGCAATCTGCCCGGGCGTGTGGTGGGCCAGACCCAGGACGACCAGGGCAACAGGGGATTCGTCTTGACCCTGGCCACCAGGGAACAGCACATCCGCCGGGAAAAGGCCACCTCCAACATCTGCTCCAACCAGGGCCTGTGCGCGACCATGGCCGCCATGTATCTGGCTTCTGTCGGCGGCAGCGGACTGCGGGAGCTGGCCCGATTGAACCGGGACAAGGCTGAATACGCCAAACAGGCCCTGGCATCCGCCGGCTGCTCCCTGCCTTTTGCCGCTCCCACCTTCAATGAGTTCGTGGTCCGGCTGCCCCGGGATGCGGAAGAGGTCTTCGCCAGGTGCGCGGAGCAGGGCGTTGTCCCCGGTCTGCCCCTTGGCCGATTTTACCCCGGGCTTGAAGATCATCTCCTCATCTGCGCCACCGAGACCAAAAGCAAACAGGACCTGGACACCCTGGTCAAGGAGGTCGCGTCATGACCGAATATACCGTACCCGGCACCTCGGGACTGACCATGAACGAACCCCTGCTCTGGGAACGGGGCCGGGAGGGAAGATGCGGCTTTTCCCTTCCCCGGCGCG
It contains:
- the gcvPA gene encoding aminomethyl-transferring glycine dehydrogenase subunit GcvPA yields the protein MRYLPHTDSEVQDMLSAVGAGSLEDLFSPISKDCRRTSALNLPDPMTEWELDSHMQALAENMGPSQKALSFLGAGSYDHHIPASLKHLVSRSEFYTAYTPYQPEVSQGTLQAIFEYQTLASRLLGLEVSNASMYDGASALAEALLMSLRIAKKKSAVALSTAIHPHYRQVVRTYLQPMGFEIVEIPWGPDGRTDLSGLDREDLAAVAVQSPNIFGCVEDLAGASQKVHDLQALFITAFTEPLAYGLLPSPGSQGADIACGEGQSLGIAQSFGGPGLGMFCTLKKYMRNLPGRVVGQTQDDQGNRGFVLTLATREQHIRREKATSNICSNQGLCATMAAMYLASVGGSGLRELARLNRDKAEYAKQALASAGCSLPFAAPTFNEFVVRLPRDAEEVFARCAEQGVVPGLPLGRFYPGLEDHLLICATETKSKQDLDTLVKEVAS